Proteins encoded in a region of the Atopobium sp. oral taxon 416 genome:
- a CDS encoding PTS sugar transporter subunit IIA, whose translation MSSRYHAHDYFSGLLERKLGFSYSIDDILGSVRMFETKFNTFLTVESEYRISASLLISFNQLKNKNDVDIQTVTQDSSFNSLDFVGQLIVFVAKKINNLGALNSERIGQIEQFIFNQSHYPQVEHVNDFDFYCTVSHFLTLIGIDLGIDLQNDELLIDLLVSHLKSLINWDSDSFNANIAGPLGPQVKLIRQATTRSLNVIENFLHRPLSDSMVSSIVIHIAAAVLRNENKKTPSRIAIVCPGSRAMSEYLQEQIKNYFNFYVACSIQKNDFNFNDLETQHLDFVVTTVDLPQLTVPSVKVSPMLTISDINNIQAIAFKIQHDSKQNRKDNDALIQLVSPIVKSGNIRKMEIIYNQTVRLLKEFENSEYQTAMSSEILKIMPMQFIRIESRSLSWKDGIKAGFTDLVENNLVGPSYVDHAIDNVEKYGPYIIINRGIALPHAESKDDVLEDCLSLLISQKGIEFDNNERVFLLFCFAQNSDIEYLRLFKEIMSLGNRQTEINRLIKSQTSEQAQRILIEMLTNYKNK comes from the coding sequence TTGAGTAGCAGATACCATGCTCATGACTATTTTTCTGGGTTACTTGAACGTAAACTTGGCTTTAGCTATTCGATTGATGATATTTTAGGCTCTGTTCGGATGTTTGAAACAAAATTCAATACCTTCCTAACTGTAGAGTCAGAGTACAGAATATCTGCCTCTTTGTTAATATCATTTAATCAGCTTAAGAATAAAAATGATGTTGATATCCAAACAGTGACTCAGGATTCATCATTTAATTCCTTGGATTTCGTCGGGCAGCTTATTGTTTTTGTAGCAAAGAAAATTAACAATTTAGGTGCATTAAATTCTGAACGTATCGGACAGATAGAGCAATTCATTTTTAATCAGAGCCACTATCCCCAAGTGGAACATGTAAACGATTTTGATTTTTATTGTACGGTATCCCACTTCCTTACCCTTATAGGCATAGATTTGGGGATTGATCTGCAAAACGACGAATTGCTTATTGATCTATTAGTCTCGCATTTAAAGAGCCTGATAAACTGGGATTCTGATTCATTTAATGCGAATATCGCAGGACCTCTAGGACCTCAGGTTAAATTAATCCGACAGGCAACAACTCGCAGTTTAAATGTTATAGAAAATTTTTTACATAGACCACTGTCCGATAGTATGGTTTCTTCTATTGTCATACACATTGCTGCTGCCGTTTTACGTAATGAAAATAAGAAAACTCCATCTAGAATTGCTATAGTCTGTCCGGGCTCTAGGGCCATGAGTGAGTACCTTCAAGAGCAAATAAAAAACTACTTCAATTTTTATGTCGCTTGTTCAATACAGAAAAACGATTTCAACTTTAATGATTTAGAGACGCAGCACCTAGACTTTGTAGTTACTACGGTAGATTTACCTCAGTTAACTGTTCCATCTGTCAAAGTGTCTCCGATGCTTACGATTAGTGACATCAATAATATCCAAGCTATAGCGTTTAAAATACAGCATGATTCTAAGCAGAATAGGAAAGATAATGATGCCTTGATCCAATTGGTTAGTCCAATCGTGAAATCAGGAAACATAAGGAAAATGGAGATAATTTATAATCAAACAGTTAGACTACTGAAGGAATTTGAGAATTCTGAATACCAGACAGCTATGAGCTCAGAAATTCTAAAAATAATGCCTATGCAGTTCATACGAATTGAATCTAGGTCCTTAAGCTGGAAAGATGGAATAAAAGCCGGATTTACTGATCTTGTTGAGAATAATCTGGTAGGGCCTTCTTATGTTGACCATGCTATTGACAACGTAGAGAAATACGGGCCATATATTATTATCAATAGAGGTATCGCCCTTCCTCATGCAGAGTCAAAAGATGATGTACTGGAGGATTGCTTGAGCCTATTGATATCGCAAAAAGGCATCGAATTTGATAATAATGAACGCGTTTTCTTGCTTTTTTGTTTCGCTCAGAACAGTGATATAGAGTACTTAAGGCTGTTCAAAGAGATTATGTCTCTTGGAAATAGGCAAACCGAAATCAATAGATTGATAAAATCTCAAACAAGTGAACAAGCCCAGCGTATTCTGATTGAGATGCTTACCAATTATAAGAATAAGTAA
- a CDS encoding 2-phosphosulfolactate phosphatase, with product MNVRILELIEGAKQARGLTVIIDVYRAFSLESYLFGQGAKAIFPIGSIEEALAYRKEHPDYITFGERYGAQVEGFEYGNSPSQVVGKDLTGKYCIHTTSAGTQGIVNATGATEIVAASLVNAGAIARYIQCKDPEEVSIVAMGNQGVSTADEDVLCAHYIKALLEGADYEQTCTLVQQKAEDLRTSAGKKFFDPKQPAFPEGDFELCSAVDRFAFAIRVGHDETGRLVNTRFDC from the coding sequence ATGAATGTTCGGATATTGGAATTGATTGAGGGCGCTAAGCAGGCCCGAGGACTTACGGTAATCATCGATGTCTACCGTGCGTTCTCGCTTGAGAGCTATCTCTTTGGACAGGGAGCCAAAGCGATCTTCCCGATCGGTTCAATTGAGGAAGCGCTGGCATACAGAAAGGAGCACCCTGACTACATCACCTTTGGTGAGCGCTACGGTGCACAGGTTGAAGGGTTTGAATACGGGAACTCTCCCTCACAGGTGGTAGGGAAGGACCTAACCGGTAAATACTGCATCCACACCACGAGTGCCGGCACCCAGGGTATTGTCAACGCTACAGGAGCCACCGAGATTGTGGCGGCAAGTCTTGTAAATGCCGGTGCCATTGCCCGCTATATCCAATGCAAGGACCCCGAGGAAGTCTCTATCGTTGCGATGGGAAATCAAGGGGTGAGTACTGCAGATGAGGATGTACTGTGTGCTCACTATATCAAAGCCTTACTTGAAGGTGCTGATTACGAACAAACATGCACCCTCGTACAGCAGAAAGCAGAAGACCTGCGCACAAGCGCAGGAAAGAAGTTCTTTGATCCGAAGCAACCGGCGTTTCCTGAAGGTGACTTTGAGCTCTGCTCTGCCGTCGATCGATTTGCCTTTGCGATTCGCGTGGGGCACGACGAGACAGGACGTCTCGTCAATACCCGCTTTGATTGCTAA
- the htpG gene encoding molecular chaperone HtpG, whose product MKQFKTESKKLLDLMINSIYTNKEIFLRELISNASDAIDKLSFKSLTDPSVKIDQKSLPISVSFDKDVRTITVSDNGIGMTEDELDKNLGTIAHSGSQQFKDEIEKASDNKDDADSIDIIGQFGVGFYSAFMVAKKVRVVSRALGAEKAYAWESDGITGYTIDPAKPDERPNAEDHGTDVIVYLKDSTKDEDTDKYLNEYTLQGLIKKYSNYVRHPIQMMVTKSRQKPKPKDAGDDYKPEYEDYQELDTINSMTPIWKKQKSEVEQKDYDEFYESTFHDWAKPLKTLSFHTEGTVSYDALLFIPSQAPFDLYSKDYQKGLALYSNNVLIQEKCADLLPDYYNFVHGVVDSPDIQLNISRETLQQSAQLRAIARRVEKKITQTLQDMRDNDRENYIKFFNNFGRGLKFGIYNSYGSKASELADLLLFWSAKEKKFVTFKEYVKAMPKDQDKIYYAAGESQDRLAKMPVVGSAIKHGYDVLLCTQDVDEFMFQIMRSYHIDAVAGDSEHKGTDARDLEFQNISKSDVDFATKDEKDEAKKATDENKDLFDAMKKALGDKVTDVTVTAGLTDTPARITATGPVSLEMERVIAQGPEADNTPKAQRVLELNPTHPVFAKLVQSQKDGDEDKLKLYSNILYNQALLVEGLPIDDPVQFAAEVTKLM is encoded by the coding sequence ATGAAACAATTTAAGACAGAGAGTAAAAAGCTTCTTGATCTGATGATCAACTCTATCTACACCAACAAGGAGATCTTCCTTCGTGAGCTTATATCAAATGCCTCCGACGCAATTGACAAGCTCAGCTTCAAGAGCCTGACTGACCCTTCCGTGAAGATCGACCAGAAGAGCCTGCCGATCAGTGTGTCGTTTGACAAGGATGTCAGGACCATTACGGTATCTGATAACGGAATCGGTATGACCGAAGACGAGCTGGACAAGAACCTGGGCACGATCGCTCATTCCGGGTCCCAACAGTTCAAAGACGAGATTGAGAAGGCCTCCGACAATAAGGATGATGCGGACTCAATCGATATCATTGGCCAGTTTGGCGTCGGCTTCTACTCTGCCTTTATGGTCGCCAAGAAGGTCCGTGTTGTAAGCCGTGCCCTGGGTGCGGAGAAAGCCTACGCCTGGGAATCTGACGGTATCACCGGATACACGATCGATCCGGCAAAGCCGGACGAGCGCCCGAATGCGGAGGACCACGGCACTGACGTAATCGTCTACCTGAAGGATTCCACGAAGGACGAGGATACCGATAAGTATTTGAATGAGTACACACTGCAGGGGCTCATTAAGAAGTACTCCAACTACGTGCGCCACCCGATTCAGATGATGGTGACCAAGAGTAGACAGAAGCCAAAGCCGAAGGATGCAGGTGACGACTACAAGCCAGAGTATGAGGACTACCAGGAGCTTGACACCATTAACTCGATGACCCCGATCTGGAAGAAGCAGAAGAGCGAGGTCGAGCAGAAGGACTACGACGAGTTCTACGAGTCCACGTTCCACGATTGGGCAAAACCACTCAAGACCTTAAGCTTCCACACTGAGGGCACTGTGAGCTATGATGCATTGCTCTTTATCCCTTCACAGGCTCCGTTTGATCTGTATAGTAAGGACTACCAGAAAGGCCTGGCGCTCTACTCCAACAACGTACTGATCCAGGAGAAGTGCGCAGATCTGCTCCCGGACTATTACAACTTCGTCCACGGCGTCGTAGATTCCCCGGATATCCAGCTCAATATCAGCCGTGAGACACTACAGCAGAGCGCACAGTTACGTGCGATCGCCCGTCGCGTGGAGAAGAAGATCACCCAGACCTTACAGGATATGCGCGACAACGACCGTGAGAACTACATCAAATTCTTCAACAACTTCGGTCGTGGCCTCAAGTTCGGTATCTACAACTCCTACGGCTCCAAAGCCTCAGAGCTCGCTGACCTCCTGCTCTTCTGGTCCGCAAAAGAGAAGAAGTTCGTAACCTTCAAAGAGTACGTGAAGGCGATGCCGAAGGATCAGGACAAGATCTACTACGCCGCAGGCGAGTCTCAGGACCGCCTGGCCAAGATGCCGGTAGTGGGCTCTGCAATCAAACACGGTTACGACGTGCTCCTGTGTACGCAGGACGTCGATGAGTTCATGTTCCAGATCATGAGGAGCTACCACATTGACGCGGTAGCCGGTGACTCTGAGCACAAGGGCACCGATGCCCGTGACCTCGAGTTCCAAAACATATCCAAGTCCGATGTTGACTTCGCAACGAAGGATGAAAAGGACGAGGCCAAGAAGGCGACCGACGAGAACAAGGATCTGTTTGACGCAATGAAGAAGGCGCTGGGCGACAAGGTTACCGACGTGACCGTCACCGCGGGGCTCACAGATACCCCGGCTCGCATCACCGCGACCGGCCCGGTCTCCCTTGAGATGGAGCGTGTTATCGCGCAGGGTCCAGAGGCTGACAATACCCCGAAAGCCCAGCGTGTACTCGAGCTCAACCCCACACATCCGGTGTTCGCCAAACTGGTACAGTCTCAAAAGGACGGCGATGAGGACAAGCTGAAGCTCTACAGCAACATCCTCTATAACCAGGCTTTGCTGGTCGAAGGTCTCCCGATCGATGACCCGGTTCAATTTGCCGCTGAGGTCACTAAATTGATGTAG
- the deoC gene encoding deoxyribose-phosphate aldolase, translated as MKRYTIDDFCRLIDHTNLRPDATHEDLKKLCDEAKQYHFKMVAINSAQSKFCSEQLKGTDIDTGAAISFPLGQTSIVTKVFETKDALANGANEIDYVVNLTEVKAANWNYVKDEMRQIVDACNEAQVPSKVIFENCFLSQGEKIKLCEIASEVKPTFIKTSTGFAKGGATLEDVRLMRKYADPAVRIKAAGGIRTADAFLDFVHAGAERIGCSKGIPIIEELHRRMEAKGVDYLEV; from the coding sequence ATGAAACGGTATACCATCGATGACTTCTGCCGGCTGATTGACCACACCAATCTCCGGCCTGATGCGACACATGAGGATCTCAAGAAACTGTGCGACGAGGCGAAGCAATATCACTTCAAGATGGTTGCGATCAACTCAGCGCAGTCAAAATTCTGTTCAGAGCAGCTGAAGGGGACCGATATAGACACCGGTGCGGCCATCAGCTTCCCATTGGGGCAGACCAGCATAGTTACAAAGGTGTTCGAGACAAAGGATGCGTTGGCCAATGGCGCCAATGAGATCGACTACGTTGTCAACTTGACCGAAGTCAAAGCCGCAAACTGGAACTATGTGAAAGACGAGATGCGGCAGATCGTTGATGCGTGCAACGAAGCACAGGTTCCTTCAAAGGTGATCTTTGAGAACTGCTTCCTGTCGCAGGGTGAGAAGATCAAACTGTGTGAGATTGCGAGCGAGGTTAAGCCGACCTTCATTAAGACGAGCACCGGCTTTGCAAAAGGTGGGGCTACGCTCGAGGATGTTCGCTTGATGCGCAAGTATGCTGATCCTGCAGTGAGGATCAAAGCTGCCGGCGGTATCCGCACAGCAGACGCCTTCCTCGACTTTGTGCATGCTGGTGCTGAACGTATCGGCTGCAGTAAGGGTATTCCCATCATCGAGGAGCTGCACCGCCGTATGGAGGCAAAGGGTGTCGATTATCTTGAGGTGTGA